TTTTGAAAAGAAATATGCTAACTTGAACAAACCTCTTCGGATAGCAGGTGTTTGTTTAGGATCGCTGATACGCGTATAAATACCGTTGTAAATACTTTCCCAAAGGCGAGGCGCGGAAGCCATAAACGTAGGTTTGGCTTTTTTCATATCGTCTCTTAGATCGCGAACATTCGTATAATAAGTGGCGCATCCGGCTGCAATCGCCAAATATTCGAACACTCTTTCAAACACGTGCCAAACAGGAAGAATGGATAACATTCTTTCTTCGGAACGAATTTGGATCATGTTTGATAAAATGGAACTTGTCTGATGAAGCATATTGGAATGCATCAGCATAACGCCTTTTGGCATTCCCGTAGTTCCGGAAGTATAGATGATTGTAAAAAGATCGTCGGGTTTAATCCCCTTCATGCGTTCTTCTGCTTTTTTAGAACCCTTGTCTCTCAGATCCTTTCCTTTCGAAAGAAGTTCATCCAGCTTGAGGACACCGGTAGCAGTGGACTTTTTGTCCATAATCACGATGGTTTTTGCAAATTCGAACTGAGAACGGTTTTTTTGAAATTTCTCTAAAACTTTATCATTTTCTAAAAATACAACTTTAGCTTCACAGTGATTTAGAATATAAACGATTTCTGAATCGGTAACATCCGTTCCACGAGGAACGTCCGCCGCACCGGCGATAAGAATACCATAATCACTTACAATCCATTCCAAACGATTGTCTGCAATCAAAGCGACATTTTCGCGAGCTTGGACTCCAAGATCAATCAAGGCTTCCGCTAGATTCAATCCTAAATCGTAGACTTCTTTAAAAGTCGTTGGCTTATAATTTTTAGTTTCGTCTTTGCTAAAAAACGCTGGGCGATTCCCAAATTTTTCAGCACTCTGCTGGAAGAGTTCGGGCAAATTGGCTGGCATTATTGACTCCTTTCTGGATCACAAATGTAAAAAAGGTAACTCAAGAGGACTAATTTTGACACACCCAGTCAAGTCCTTTTCATCTTTAACATTGAATTAGTTTTTTAATTCATTGTATTTTCGTTATTGTGCAGTGCATATTAGCCAATCAAATACTTAATCAAAAACTAATTCCCGCCAAACAAAGATATTTAGCAGTGCACAACACTGCATCACAATTCAATCATTCCAAAGACGAGATCGAATGAGTAGTCCGGCAAGGTCTTCCGCTTGTAATCCATACTGTCGATAGACAATGGATCCGTCCTTCCCAAAAACAAGCAAACAAGGCATCCCCTCTACTTTATAATTTTCCACTAACTTCCAACCCCCATCCAAAACAGTCGGGTAATCCATTTTCCAATCTTTCCTGTGTTTTTCTATGACTTCCTTGGAAAGATCCGTGTCAGTGTTCACCCCATAAAAAACAAAATCGCTTCCCTCTTTCGATTTTTTCCAAGCATTCACAACCGGAACCGCCTTGGTACAAGGTTCACACCAAGTCGCCCAAAAATCCAAGACAACTACCTTTCCTTTGAAGTTTTGGAAGTTTACCTTTTCTTCGGTTGTAGTTGATAACTCCAAGTCCATTAAGCTTTTTGTAGGATCTTGTGTATTTTTGCAAAAAGTGAGAGAGCTAAAAACTATCGGAAATAATATGGAAATTGAGAAATATCTCATAGGATCAGCTTTTTTTGAATTTTCGACCTTACAACTATTTCTCGTCTCTTCCCGAGTGGAAAAACTATAACACTGGCAACTGGCAGGGCAAAGGGATTTCCATGATCCTGCAAGACAAAGAACCGTATGAAAAAAACATACAAACGCTAGTTATTTGGAAGGAAAAAAAGAACTTATATTCCGTTACTTTCTTTCGTGAAGGGATAAAAACAAAAGCTGATTGGACGGAAGAGGATATTATCGAAATCTTTGCTGACAAGATTCGAATCTCTGATCATTCCAAAGAATGGTCTTTTCAAATTCAGGCGATGACGGAAGATAAATTCCACCTACACGTCGAATCATTGATTCAGAAAAATCTGATTTTATATTCTGGAATTGTGGAAAGAAAAAAGAATTTGTTTCAGCGTTATTTTAATGTTTTTTGAAACGCTTTTTCGGTAATATTTGCCGTATTTTCCCAAGTAAAAGAAGAAATATCGGAAGTCGGCAGAATGGGATTTTTATAAAATTTCAAAATCTCGTTCGCCCATTCCTTCGCATCCGCATCGGTTTTATAAGGCAAATAAGTAACCCCGGTTCCACCAATCTCTCTAAACGTAGGAATATCAGAAACCATACAGTATTTTTTCTGATATATCGCTTCCAACATGGGAATCCCAAAACCTTCGTAATGCGAAGCAAATAAAAAGAGACCCGCATTTTTATAAATATGTTGCAAATCAACATCGGCAATCGAATCCAAAATATGTAAATCACCGAATAACGATTGTTCCTGTCTCAATTCTTCGATAAATTCCTGGCTTTCCCAACCGATCTTACCGACGATCACCCAATTCTGATGTTCTTTAGGATTCAGCCTTCTATATTCCCGAAATACCTTCAATAAGAAAGGATAGTTTTTTCTAGGTTCGATTGTTGATACCGAGAGTATGTAATTTTCTCCCAAATCGGTCACTCTTCTGGAAGGAGTACCGAGAAGTGCCTGGTCGATTTCCTTTTGATTCACTCCCGGATAAGATACCCCTGTTTTTTCGGGATCATATCCAAAAAAGGAACACATATCTTCGCTCGTTTGTTTGGAGATGGAAAGAATATGGGAGGCTCTGTTTACGGAATATCTTTGAAACATTCTTTGTTGAATCCGGGCCAAAGGTCTCATTGTTTCAGGATAAAGATAAAGAACCAGATCGCAGTAAGTTAAAACCGCTTTCAATTTGCGTGGTAAAAAAGGAGGAAGAATCTGCTGGGAACCCCAAAACAAATCCAATTTAAAAAATCGAAAAAGAATAGGAAGAAACAGATTATAATAAATCCCTCCTTTCCATTTGAAAATCCCCCCTCGCGAAACGAAGGTTATATTGGGCAAGGATAAAACAGAGTCGTGATCCTTGTGGATCGGAAGATGGGAAAATAGATAAAAATGATATTTTTCAGGATTTGGAAATGCTTTGATGGTTTCCGCAATGAGCCTGCCCACTCCCGAAATTCGGGTGGAGAGCGGTCTTGCATCCATTCCTACCTTAATCACTTCTACCATTTGTCCCTTACTTTTGAAGTCAAAGACTCAACAGGAATTTTATCCAAAAGATAATCAACCGCATTTTTGGTTCCTGCTACCAGCCCGTACGAACGAGTGTCTTTATTATTAAAAGAATAGGATTCTTCGTTTTTTAAAGGAAAAAACCGAAAGGCTCGAGAAGAGAGGAGTGAAATTCCACCGCAAATATCCCATTCATTTTTCGGTTTCAAAGAAACAATCAAATCACCTACTCCTGCGGATAACAAACCCAATTTGTATGCGATGCTTCCCAAAGGAATCACTTCAAAATTTTCCTTCCAAGTGTCCTCAGAAAAAAGTCCTTCTTTCATCTCGGAAAGAGACACGAATAACTTTGGTTTGGTGCTTGATGCAAAAAAATTCCCTTCTTCCCGCGCAGGCTTGGATAATTCGGATTCGATCAATTGTATGTTTTTAGAAGATAAAAAAGGGGCCGAAAGTTTTACAGAAAAACTGGCTTCATCTTTGGAAAAGAATTCTCCTGTTGCCGGATTAAAAATAACCCCCCAATAAGGTTCTCCGTTTTTCGCCAAACCTAAGCTCAACGCAAATTGACCGTTTTTCTTTACGAATTCGCGGGTTCCATCGATCGGATCAAGAATCCAGACCCACTCTTTATCCAACCTTTCCGAATCGTCCTTTCTCTCTTCCGACAAAAACCCGTGATCGGGAAAATTTTTGGAAATTTGTTCGTAAAGTATATCATTCGCAAGTAGATCAGCCTCGGTAACCGGATCGTTTCCTCCCTTGTCTTTTACAAGAAAATCGGTCTGATAAATAGAGAGAATTTTATCCCCGGCATAAAGTACCCATTTCCAAACTTCCTCGAATTCTTTTTTGTCCATCAGCAATAGATTCGAGTCTCCCTTATTTCGGAGGAGTAACGACTTTTTCATCCGAATGAGCCGCATTCAAATCAGCGCCATTCGGTTTTTCCAAAACCTTTTCCTCGAACGGGGAAATATAATAAGATTCGGGATCAGCGCTATAAGAGTAGGAAATAACGAAATTTTTATACTTCACATAAAGATTGTTAGTTCCTTCAGGTCTTTCTGTTTTTACATCTTGAAATTTTAAATCTTTTAACTCTTTTTTAGGCTCTCTCACTTTGCGGGCAAGAGTCACTCTTAAAGAATTGATCACATTGGTTTCAAAAATCTTTTTTTTCTCTTCCGGTGTGAGCTTTTGGTTGCGAAGATAATCTTCCAGCCTGGTGAACTCTTCCGCAAGGCCGCCTGTCTCTGCTGCTTGAGCAAAAAGAATCTGGCCGAAAAACAGCGTAAAAATAAGTAAAAAAAGAACTTTCATACAACCTCCGAAGAAATGAGAACCGAATCAAGATCCGAAGGATCTTTGTTATAATATAATCTCCAAGGGAGTGTATGCCAATAAGAATTTTTTCTCTACATGGCTTCCGAATACCACTTCCACTTTCTGATTGTCCCCTGATCCGGAGACCGACTTGATTTTACCCTCTCCGTACACTTTGTGACGGACTTTCATTCCCACTTTGTATGTGCCTGAATTTTTTTGGGAATGAATGGATTCGTTTTTTTCCTCTTTCTGGCTCGTCCGGGAAGCCTGCGGGGAATGGCTTGGTTTCCTTACACCATAGCTGGATTCGAACCAATCCCCGCTCAAATGTTCAGAGGGGATTTCTTCCAGAAATCGAGAAGGAATTCTAGCTTCCACTTCACCGAATTTGCGGGTATAACGGGAAAGGCTGATTTCCAAATGCTCACGTGCTCTGGTAATCGCCACATAACAAAGCCTTCTTTCTTCTTCCACACCCTCTTTCGTATCACTCGCTAAAAAATGCGGGAATGTACCTTCTTCCATCCCTGCCAGGTAAACATGTTTGAATTCCAAACCCTTGGCGTTATGCACTGTCATAAGGATTACATAATCGGCAAGATCCTTTGTATTATCTTCACTTGTGATGAGTGAGATGTTTCCCAGATATTCTTCCAGACTCGGATTTTCCGAGTTCTCCTCGTATTCCTTGAGAGCGTTTACAAATTCGTTTAAGTTTTCCAATCGGGAAAATGCTTCTTCGGTATCTTCATTTTCCAAATACTCCCTATAACCGGATCGTTCGATCAATTCATAAGCGATGTCGGACGCAGGTTCCTGTTTCTCATGATCGCTCATCAAATCTTCAAACAAAGTGGATAGGTCCTTTAATTTTTGTGCAGTTCCTTTTTTAATCTCCGGAATTTTCTTCGATAAACACTCGTAAAGCGAAATTCCTTCCTGGACGGAATAAGAAATCAATCTTTCCACCGTAGTTTCACCGATTCCTCTGGGAGGGGAATTGATAATCCTAAGGAGTGATGTGGAATCCAAAGGGTTGATGATAATGGATAAATATGCGATCAAATCTTTGACTTCTTTTCTGTCGAAAAAACGGAATCCACCGAATATTTTATAAGGAATCGCGTTTTTTCTGAAAGTCTCTTCAAAGTAGCGGGACTGACTGTTGGTCCTGTAAAAAATCGCATGTTCCGCATAACGAGAAGTAGGCTTCTTGTATCTTTTGATTTTTTGTAAAATTCCGTTGGCTTCTTCCGTTTCATTCTGATACAGAGTAACTTTGATTTTTTCACCCGCAGGATTGTTTGTTCTCAAAGTTTTTTTCGTTCTGATCGTGTTATTGGCGATCACACTCGCTGCCGCATTGATGATCGTTTTCGTGGATCTGTAATTTTCTTCCAACTTAACGACAAGTGCTTCCGGATAATCCTTACTGAAGTTCAAAATGTTCGTAATATCCGCTCCGCGCCAGGAATAAATGGACTGGTCATCATCACCTACTACGCATAAGTTTTTCGTTTTGGAAGCAAGCAACTGCACCAGATGGTATTGGATTTTGTTCGTATCCTGGTATTCATCCACCATAATATACTGCCAATAATTCTGGTATCTTTCCAAAACCATCGGATAATCCCGAAATAAAATGACTGTGAGTAAAATCAAATCTCCGAAATCGACCGCATTTCGTTTCAGTTTTTCCTTTTCGTATTCCAAAAAAACATCCGAAATGGTACGGGCATATCCGTCATCCTGGTTCTTCCTGGAATACTCTTCCGCTGTAAGGAAAGCATCCTTTGCATGAGAGAAAGCATTGCTGAGATGGGAAGGTTTGAACTCTTTTGTATCCAAATCTCTTTTCTTTAAAATCTCTTTGATCAGAGATTCCTGCATATCGCTATCGTATACGGTGAAATTGGATCCAAGTCCGACGGACTTTCCTTCTCTTCTCAAAATATAAAGACAGAGCGAGTGAAAGGTTCGTATAAAAGGTTCGGAATCTCCTTTTTTAATTTCCAGAAGAGACTGGCAACGTTCCCTCATTTCTTGCGCGGCTTTATTTGTAAATGTAACCGCTAATATACGGTTGGGAAAAACGGAGTGTTCCTTAACTAATTTGGCAATCCGGTAAGTTATGACTCTTGTTTTACCGGATCCGGCTCCCGCCAAAATCAAAACAGGACCTTCTACCGTCTGAACTGCTAACGCTTGTTCTTCGTTTAGGTCAGCATCCACTAAAAACGTAAATCTCCAATTCCGAATACAAATTGAAACGTATTAGAGTCGGGATACGTGGAGAAAGGATGTTCCCCCGAACCGGTATAACGTATTTTTTGAGCGAAATACAAACGTAAAGGCAATACGGGAATTTGAATCCTTAACCCGAATCCCCAGGAGTATTTGAAATTCTGTAATGACATATTTTTACTGGATAGAACCAATCTCCCCGGATCATTGAGATCTAACGGAGATTCGGCGAGCGGTTGTCCGTACTGATTGAAATGTTCGTAAAAATAAGTTTCATAAGGTTGAGTATAACGTTGGTTCAAAACCGTCTGGTCATATGCTTTGAAATAGTCCTTTCTTTCACCGACTGCTTTATTGACCTCTTCATACATGGCACCGGCATCCCAGAAAACTACGAACCATAATAAGGAAGGTTCGATCGGGAAACGTAGTTCCGATGTAAATAGTACCCTACTCGCCGCACCGTTTTTCCATTCATCCGGATAATATTTATCATCGAAAAACCATCCTCTTAAGGATTCGTAACCACCTAAATAAAGACGATCCTGCACTTGGATATAAGGAACTTTTTCTTTGTCCTGGCTTTTACGGAAAGGTGCTCTCTCGTATGTGAAAACGGAGGAAGTTCTGAATTGTTGAACCACTCTCCAACGTCTGAGAGCATTCTTTCTGATAAGTCCGAAAAAAGTATAATCAAACCAAGTTTGATAATACTCCATAATTGGACTGTATTGGTCAAAATGGCTTTCACCGCCCAAAACCTGACCGACGTTATCCAAGGAAAAAACCAAGTTAAACCCTTGAGTCGCATTGAAAACATTGTCTCGGCTATCATAAGCAATTCCGTTTGTTAGTTGGGAGCGAAATTGCCAGCCCCGATCTACCTCCGCCAATACCTGATCCGATACGAGCGAAGTAGGCCTTGTAGATGCGAAAAAGGAAGGAGAGTAACGATGAAAATGCGTCCAGTTGATCAAAAAACGATGTCCTATCCCCGCACTTACCCCAACCCCTGCTCTTTCATAGGAAGCGGTTTCCTTGATTCCCTGGTTGTTGTTTTCAGTGATGGAAGTCGCACCCACATAGAGTGTTCTTGCGGAATAAAAAGCGGAAAGAGTCAATGACCATGGTTTATCGTATAACCAAGGTTCCGTCCAAGACAATTGAAAGTATCTTCTGATCGGTCCGAATTCGATCCTTCCCTGAATCTGTTGCCCTGTTCCGTTAAGATTGTTTTCACCCAATTGGGTAAAAATGGAAAATCCCGTAATGGTTCCGTAACCACCACCCATGGAAACGGTTCCGGTAGGTTGTTCCACAAGTTCGATGATCAAATTCATCTTGGTCTCATCGGAACCGGGACGCATATTGAAGTTTACTTCTTTAAAATAACCCAGGTTAAAGATTCTTTCCCTGGACCTGTTCACGAGCATGGAATTGAAAAGATCACCTGGTTTGAAAAGAAGTTCTCTTCGAATCACCCGATCCAATGTCTTCTTATTTCCTTTGATGATGATATTTTCAACGAATGCAAGATTGTTTTCACGGATAGTAAAATCCACATGGATGAATTTTTTACCCCGAAGACCTTTATTTGCATCATAAAGAGATCTTAATTTTGCGATGTTTAATCTGGAATATTCCTCTTCACATTCCTTTATGGCATCGGGATTCGTTCTTTTGGAACAGTTTTCATACCGACTCAGGGAATCTTCCGATAGCTCTACAATTCGACGTCTGGGAATGACTTGAGCGAACAGATAACCTTTTTGCGAATAATTTTCGTTAATCGTCCCTCTGTCTTTTTGAAATTTGGATTCGTCGAAAACTTCTCCTATATCATTGTCTCCGAATTCATACAGACTTTTTATGTGTTTGATTTCATAGACCGGTTTCCATTCTTCCGAAGGAGTTCCTACAGGATTATTTTCTTTGTTGAGGTATAAGGGCATCCCGTTGGGAGCAAGAGTCATATCGTGAGCGGTTGAATATCCGTTGAAAAAATACTGATCTCCTTCCGTCAATTTGAAGTTTACGATCACAACCCGCTTGTCTTTCTTTTTGGGATTTTCCCATTTGATTTCCCAATTGGTTCCGTCGTTACTTAGTTCCGCATCCACATAACCTTTGGATTTTAAAAAACCGATAATCTTTTGTTTGTCGGACTCGAATGCGGATTCTTTAAATACTCCCGATTCAATAATACCGGATTCCTTTAGATCGAGGATTCCCTGCAATTCATAAGTATCCACTTCCGAATTTCCGAATATATTGATTTTGGAAACAGGGATTTCTTCCCCTTCATCAATAATGAATTTGGCGCGAACCGTATTCGTTTCTTCGTCGATGGGATCGGTTTCAAACCGAACATAGGCAAGAAAAAAGCCTTCATCCCTATATTTTTTAAGAATTACTTCTTTGGATAGGGCGACTTTTTTGGGAGTGATTACTTCATTTTCCTTCAGAGGAATTTTTTCCCTTAGGTCGGAAGGAAAAACCTCATCCGCACCGATAAAATCAATGTCTTTGACCCTCGGTCTCTCCTGAACTACGACTAGAACCTTAACTCCGTCGGTTCCGTCCAACTCTCCCTGAATATCGATTTGGAAAAAGTATCCGGATTGAAATAAAGAGCGGATATCCGCATTGATCATTTCCGTAGTCAGAAGAACATCAACCCGCATCTCCATCATCTCCAGGATATCGCTTGAAGACGTGTTTCTATTTCCCTGAAATTCTATCTTTGTGATTTTTTTATTA
The nucleotide sequence above comes from Leptospira kobayashii. Encoded proteins:
- a CDS encoding TlpA family protein disulfide reductase, whose product is MRYFSISILFPIVFSSLTFCKNTQDPTKSLMDLELSTTTEEKVNFQNFKGKVVVLDFWATWCEPCTKAVPVVNAWKKSKEGSDFVFYGVNTDTDLSKEVIEKHRKDWKMDYPTVLDGGWKLVENYKVEGMPCLLVFGKDGSIVYRQYGLQAEDLAGLLIRSRLWND
- a CDS encoding 3'(2'),5'-bisphosphate nucleotidase CysQ family protein, with protein sequence MKKSLLLRNKGDSNLLLMDKKEFEEVWKWVLYAGDKILSIYQTDFLVKDKGGNDPVTEADLLANDILYEQISKNFPDHGFLSEERKDDSERLDKEWVWILDPIDGTREFVKKNGQFALSLGLAKNGEPYWGVIFNPATGEFFSKDEASFSVKLSAPFLSSKNIQLIESELSKPAREEGNFFASSTKPKLFVSLSEMKEGLFSEDTWKENFEVIPLGSIAYKLGLLSAGVGDLIVSLKPKNEWDICGGISLLSSRAFRFFPLKNEESYSFNNKDTRSYGLVAGTKNAVDYLLDKIPVESLTSKVRDKW
- a CDS encoding glycosyltransferase family 4 protein, whose amino-acid sequence is MVEVIKVGMDARPLSTRISGVGRLIAETIKAFPNPEKYHFYLFSHLPIHKDHDSVLSLPNITFVSRGGIFKWKGGIYYNLFLPILFRFFKLDLFWGSQQILPPFLPRKLKAVLTYCDLVLYLYPETMRPLARIQQRMFQRYSVNRASHILSISKQTSEDMCSFFGYDPEKTGVSYPGVNQKEIDQALLGTPSRRVTDLGENYILSVSTIEPRKNYPFLLKVFREYRRLNPKEHQNWVIVGKIGWESQEFIEELRQEQSLFGDLHILDSIADVDLQHIYKNAGLFLFASHYEGFGIPMLEAIYQKKYCMVSDIPTFREIGGTGVTYLPYKTDADAKEWANEILKFYKNPILPTSDISSFTWENTANITEKAFQKTLK
- a CDS encoding LIC11625 family surface-exposed protein; the protein is MKVLFLLIFTLFFGQILFAQAAETGGLAEEFTRLEDYLRNQKLTPEEKKKIFETNVINSLRVTLARKVREPKKELKDLKFQDVKTERPEGTNNLYVKYKNFVISYSYSADPESYYISPFEEKVLEKPNGADLNAAHSDEKVVTPPK
- a CDS encoding ATP-dependent helicase, which gives rise to MDADLNEEQALAVQTVEGPVLILAGAGSGKTRVITYRIAKLVKEHSVFPNRILAVTFTNKAAQEMRERCQSLLEIKKGDSEPFIRTFHSLCLYILRREGKSVGLGSNFTVYDSDMQESLIKEILKKRDLDTKEFKPSHLSNAFSHAKDAFLTAEEYSRKNQDDGYARTISDVFLEYEKEKLKRNAVDFGDLILLTVILFRDYPMVLERYQNYWQYIMVDEYQDTNKIQYHLVQLLASKTKNLCVVGDDDQSIYSWRGADITNILNFSKDYPEALVVKLEENYRSTKTIINAAASVIANNTIRTKKTLRTNNPAGEKIKVTLYQNETEEANGILQKIKRYKKPTSRYAEHAIFYRTNSQSRYFEETFRKNAIPYKIFGGFRFFDRKEVKDLIAYLSIIINPLDSTSLLRIINSPPRGIGETTVERLISYSVQEGISLYECLSKKIPEIKKGTAQKLKDLSTLFEDLMSDHEKQEPASDIAYELIERSGYREYLENEDTEEAFSRLENLNEFVNALKEYEENSENPSLEEYLGNISLITSEDNTKDLADYVILMTVHNAKGLEFKHVYLAGMEEGTFPHFLASDTKEGVEEERRLCYVAITRAREHLEISLSRYTRKFGEVEARIPSRFLEEIPSEHLSGDWFESSYGVRKPSHSPQASRTSQKEEKNESIHSQKNSGTYKVGMKVRHKVYGEGKIKSVSGSGDNQKVEVVFGSHVEKKFLLAYTPLEIIL
- a CDS encoding BamA/OMP85 family outer membrane protein, which produces MKSKKLYSFSAVIFSIGLIFSVQWHALYSNRTSFVNKKITKIEFQGNRNTSSSDILEMMEMRVDVLLTTEMINADIRSLFQSGYFFQIDIQGELDGTDGVKVLVVVQERPRVKDIDFIGADEVFPSDLREKIPLKENEVITPKKVALSKEVILKKYRDEGFFLAYVRFETDPIDEETNTVRAKFIIDEGEEIPVSKINIFGNSEVDTYELQGILDLKESGIIESGVFKESAFESDKQKIIGFLKSKGYVDAELSNDGTNWEIKWENPKKKDKRVVIVNFKLTEGDQYFFNGYSTAHDMTLAPNGMPLYLNKENNPVGTPSEEWKPVYEIKHIKSLYEFGDNDIGEVFDESKFQKDRGTINENYSQKGYLFAQVIPRRRIVELSEDSLSRYENCSKRTNPDAIKECEEEYSRLNIAKLRSLYDANKGLRGKKFIHVDFTIRENNLAFVENIIIKGNKKTLDRVIRRELLFKPGDLFNSMLVNRSRERIFNLGYFKEVNFNMRPGSDETKMNLIIELVEQPTGTVSMGGGYGTITGFSIFTQLGENNLNGTGQQIQGRIEFGPIRRYFQLSWTEPWLYDKPWSLTLSAFYSARTLYVGATSITENNNQGIKETASYERAGVGVSAGIGHRFLINWTHFHRYSPSFFASTRPTSLVSDQVLAEVDRGWQFRSQLTNGIAYDSRDNVFNATQGFNLVFSLDNVGQVLGGESHFDQYSPIMEYYQTWFDYTFFGLIRKNALRRWRVVQQFRTSSVFTYERAPFRKSQDKEKVPYIQVQDRLYLGGYESLRGWFFDDKYYPDEWKNGAASRVLFTSELRFPIEPSLLWFVVFWDAGAMYEEVNKAVGERKDYFKAYDQTVLNQRYTQPYETYFYEHFNQYGQPLAESPLDLNDPGRLVLSSKNMSLQNFKYSWGFGLRIQIPVLPLRLYFAQKIRYTGSGEHPFSTYPDSNTFQFVFGIGDLRF